One window from the genome of Microbulbifer sp. ALW1 encodes:
- the acs gene encoding acetate--CoA ligase: MTSQQETYLVPESYAANSLLDEDRYFELYNRSIQDPDGFWREQAQRIDWIQPFTQVKDTSFAKDDLHIRWFADGKLNVAANCLDRHLEKHGDDTAILWVGDEPGTAREISYRELHRDVCRFANGLKSLGVTKGDVVTIYMPMVPEAAVAMLACARIGAVHSVVFAGFSPEALAGRMDDGQSRILVTANAGRRGGRSVLLKQNVDKAVALCKETTVENVVVFNYLQNSTDDATDWNPAIDRDYGELIAAQSDDCPAEIMGAEDPLFILYTSGSTGKPKGVLHTSGGYITYAALTHEYVFDYRRGERYWCAADIGWITGHSYILYGPLANGATTVMYEGVPHYPDVTRVAQIIDDHQITILYIAPTAIRALMAEGNKAVAGANLESLRLLGTVGEPINPEAWKWYHRTFGRGQCPIVDTWWQTETGGAMLTPLPGATALKPGSATRPFFGVQPALVDNEGQILDGATEGNLVLLGSWPGQMRTVFGDHQRFADTYFSTFENMYFTGDGARRDEDGYYWITGRVDDVLNVSGHRMGTAELESALVAHEAVAEAAVVGYPHDIKGQGIYIYVTLNSGIEPSEEMRITLRNWLRSEIGPIATPDVIQWAPGLPKTRSGKIMRRILRKVAADECDQLGDTSTLADPGVVDNLVANRAAVTS, translated from the coding sequence GTGACCAGCCAACAAGAAACCTATTTGGTACCCGAAAGCTACGCCGCCAACTCCCTGCTGGACGAAGACCGCTATTTCGAACTGTACAACCGCTCGATTCAGGACCCAGACGGCTTCTGGCGCGAGCAGGCCCAGCGCATCGACTGGATCCAGCCCTTCACCCAGGTCAAGGACACCTCCTTTGCCAAGGACGACCTGCATATTCGCTGGTTTGCCGACGGCAAGCTGAACGTGGCAGCCAACTGCCTGGACCGCCACCTGGAGAAGCACGGCGACGACACCGCCATCCTGTGGGTGGGCGATGAGCCGGGCACCGCGCGCGAAATCAGCTACCGGGAACTGCACCGGGACGTGTGCCGCTTTGCCAATGGCCTGAAAAGTCTTGGCGTAACCAAAGGCGATGTAGTGACCATCTACATGCCGATGGTGCCGGAGGCCGCTGTGGCAATGCTCGCCTGCGCCCGTATCGGAGCGGTGCACTCGGTGGTTTTTGCCGGCTTCTCCCCGGAAGCGCTGGCCGGACGTATGGACGACGGCCAGTCCCGCATCCTGGTTACCGCCAACGCAGGCCGCCGCGGTGGCCGCTCGGTACTGCTGAAACAGAATGTCGACAAGGCGGTGGCCCTGTGTAAGGAAACCACCGTGGAAAATGTGGTGGTATTCAACTATCTCCAAAACAGTACCGACGATGCCACCGACTGGAACCCGGCCATCGACCGCGACTATGGCGAATTGATCGCCGCGCAAAGCGACGACTGCCCGGCAGAAATCATGGGTGCAGAAGACCCGCTGTTTATCCTCTACACCTCCGGCTCCACCGGCAAACCCAAGGGCGTACTACACACCAGCGGCGGTTACATCACCTATGCCGCGCTCACCCACGAATACGTGTTTGATTACCGCCGCGGCGAGCGCTACTGGTGCGCCGCGGATATCGGCTGGATCACCGGCCACAGTTACATCCTCTACGGGCCGCTGGCGAACGGCGCCACCACCGTAATGTACGAAGGTGTACCCCACTACCCGGACGTTACCCGGGTGGCACAGATCATCGACGATCACCAGATCACTATTCTCTACATTGCCCCCACGGCCATTCGCGCGCTGATGGCGGAAGGCAACAAAGCCGTCGCTGGTGCCAACCTGGAAAGCCTGCGTCTGCTAGGCACCGTGGGCGAACCGATTAACCCGGAAGCCTGGAAGTGGTATCACCGCACCTTCGGACGTGGCCAGTGCCCGATCGTGGATACCTGGTGGCAGACGGAAACCGGCGGCGCCATGCTCACCCCCCTGCCCGGCGCCACCGCGCTCAAGCCCGGGTCGGCCACCCGCCCCTTCTTCGGCGTACAACCGGCACTGGTGGACAATGAGGGTCAAATTCTCGATGGCGCCACCGAAGGCAATCTGGTGTTACTGGGCAGCTGGCCCGGGCAAATGCGCACCGTATTTGGCGACCACCAGCGCTTTGCCGATACCTATTTCAGTACTTTTGAAAACATGTATTTCACCGGCGACGGTGCGCGCCGCGACGAAGACGGTTACTACTGGATCACCGGCCGTGTAGATGACGTACTGAACGTGTCCGGCCACCGCATGGGCACCGCGGAACTGGAAAGCGCACTGGTCGCCCACGAGGCCGTGGCCGAAGCCGCGGTGGTGGGTTACCCACACGACATCAAGGGCCAGGGCATTTATATTTACGTAACCCTGAACAGCGGTATCGAACCCAGTGAAGAAATGCGTATAACCCTGCGCAACTGGCTGCGCTCCGAGATTGGCCCCATCGCCACCCCGGACGTGATTCAGTGGGCACCCGGCCTGCCGAAAACCCGTTCCGGCAAGATCATGCGCCGAATCCTGCGCAAAGTGGCGGCGGACGAATGCGACCAATTGGGCGACACTTCCACCCTTGCCGATCCAGGCGTGGTGGACAACCTGGTGGCCAACCGCGCAGCGGTGACCAGTTAA
- a CDS encoding GNAT family N-acetyltransferase, translating into MYLLTTERLQLRELTDSDEDARFTLALVNDPDFHRYIGDRGVRTVEQARHYLVQGPITMYRQHGLGMYRVELKDGTPVGQCGLLRRQGLDDVDIGFAFFPEYRGKGYALEAASAVMAWGKQQLGLRRIVAIASPDNRASIQLLENLGLTREGNITLPGDDEELLLMGWTQAK; encoded by the coding sequence ATGTACCTGTTAACGACCGAACGCCTGCAATTGCGTGAACTGACCGACAGCGACGAAGATGCGCGCTTTACCCTTGCCCTGGTCAACGACCCGGACTTCCATCGCTATATCGGCGACCGCGGTGTGCGCACGGTGGAACAAGCCCGCCACTACCTGGTTCAGGGGCCCATCACCATGTACCGGCAACACGGCCTTGGCATGTACCGCGTGGAGCTAAAGGATGGCACCCCTGTCGGGCAGTGCGGACTATTGCGCAGGCAGGGACTTGATGATGTGGATATCGGCTTTGCCTTTTTCCCCGAATACCGCGGCAAAGGTTATGCACTGGAGGCCGCTAGTGCGGTAATGGCCTGGGGCAAACAACAACTTGGGCTGCGCCGGATTGTCGCCATCGCCTCGCCGGACAATCGCGCTTCTATCCAATTGCTGGAAAACCTCGGGCTGACCAGAGAGGGCAATATCACCCTGCCCGGTGACGATGAAGAACTTCTGCTGATGGGCTGGACCCAAGCGAAATAA
- a CDS encoding DUF4212 domain-containing protein: MSFENKQKASDYWRENLKLMFSLLVVWFVVSFGCGILLVDELNQIRIGGFKLGFWFAQQGAIYMFLALIFVYVYKMNQLDRKYGVYEDDEPAAQADASDAQPEAQQLQGGH, encoded by the coding sequence ATGAGTTTCGAGAATAAGCAGAAGGCCAGTGATTACTGGCGAGAGAATCTCAAGCTGATGTTCAGCTTGCTGGTGGTGTGGTTTGTGGTGTCCTTTGGTTGCGGCATCTTATTGGTGGATGAGCTGAACCAGATTCGCATTGGTGGTTTCAAGCTTGGCTTCTGGTTTGCCCAGCAGGGCGCGATTTATATGTTCCTCGCGCTGATTTTTGTCTACGTCTACAAGATGAATCAACTGGATCGCAAATACGGTGTCTACGAGGATGACGAGCCCGCTGCGCAGGCCGACGCTTCCGACGCGCAGCCTGAAGCACAACAACTGCAGGGAGGTCACTGA
- a CDS encoding sodium:solute symporter family protein: MDVQSHTFLIVGATFVLYIGIALWARAGSTTDFYVAGGGVHPVANGMATAADWMSAASFISMAGLISFMGYDGAVYLLGWTGGYVLLALCLAPYLRKFGKFTVPDFIGDRYYSQAARTVAVICAIFVCFTYVAGQMRGVGVVFSRFLEVDIATGVVIGMGVVFFYAVLGGMKGITYTQVAQYCVLIFAYMVPAIFISIMMTGHVLPQTGFGGMLSDGTYLLDKLDGLSAELGFAEYTSGTKSTIDVFFITAALMVGTAGLPHVIVRFFTVPKVRDARKSAGWALLFIALLYTTAPAIASFARVNMIDTINGADGQGTAHAEAPSWISNWEETGLIKWEDKNADGKMFYSGDERNEMSVDRDIMVLANPEIANLPAWVIALVAAGGVAAALSTSAGLLLVISTSISHDLLKRNLMPNISEKKELLYARSAAAVAICIAGYLGINPPGFVAQVVAFAFGLAASSFFPAIIMGIFSKRMNKEGAIAGMVSGILFTAAYICYFKFINPAANTPDNWWFGISPEGIGTLGMLLNFAVAIAVAKVTREAPEDVQEMVESIRFPQGAGSASAH, encoded by the coding sequence ATGGACGTACAGAGCCATACTTTCCTGATTGTCGGTGCGACATTCGTTCTCTATATCGGTATCGCGCTTTGGGCCCGTGCCGGTTCCACCACCGACTTCTATGTGGCCGGTGGCGGCGTGCACCCGGTGGCCAATGGTATGGCGACGGCGGCGGACTGGATGTCGGCGGCCTCGTTTATTTCCATGGCCGGCCTGATTTCCTTTATGGGGTACGACGGCGCCGTGTATCTGCTGGGTTGGACCGGTGGCTATGTGCTGCTGGCACTCTGTCTGGCGCCATACCTGCGCAAGTTCGGCAAGTTTACCGTGCCGGACTTTATCGGTGATCGCTATTATTCCCAGGCCGCGCGGACCGTCGCGGTGATCTGTGCGATCTTCGTGTGCTTCACCTATGTGGCCGGGCAGATGCGCGGTGTGGGTGTGGTCTTCTCCCGCTTCCTGGAAGTGGATATTGCCACCGGTGTGGTCATCGGTATGGGTGTGGTGTTCTTCTACGCGGTCCTCGGCGGTATGAAGGGGATTACCTATACCCAGGTAGCTCAGTACTGCGTACTGATTTTCGCCTACATGGTGCCGGCAATTTTCATCTCCATCATGATGACCGGCCATGTACTGCCGCAGACCGGCTTCGGCGGCATGCTGTCGGACGGTACCTATTTACTCGATAAGCTCGATGGCCTCTCGGCGGAACTCGGATTCGCGGAATACACCTCGGGCACCAAAAGTACCATTGATGTATTTTTCATTACCGCTGCGCTGATGGTGGGTACCGCTGGACTGCCGCATGTGATCGTGCGCTTCTTCACTGTGCCGAAAGTACGTGATGCGCGTAAATCTGCTGGCTGGGCACTGCTGTTTATCGCACTGCTCTATACCACTGCGCCGGCCATCGCCTCCTTCGCGCGGGTGAACATGATCGATACCATCAACGGCGCCGACGGCCAGGGTACCGCCCACGCGGAAGCACCGAGCTGGATCAGTAACTGGGAAGAAACCGGTCTGATCAAATGGGAAGACAAGAATGCCGACGGCAAAATGTTCTACTCCGGTGACGAGCGCAATGAGATGAGTGTCGATCGCGACATCATGGTGCTGGCGAATCCGGAAATTGCCAACCTGCCGGCCTGGGTGATCGCTCTGGTTGCTGCCGGTGGTGTCGCCGCCGCACTGTCCACCTCTGCGGGCCTGTTGCTGGTGATATCCACCTCCATTTCCCACGACCTGCTGAAGCGGAACCTGATGCCGAACATCAGTGAGAAAAAGGAACTGCTCTACGCGCGTTCTGCGGCGGCGGTGGCCATCTGTATTGCCGGTTATCTCGGGATCAATCCACCAGGCTTTGTGGCGCAGGTGGTGGCTTTTGCCTTCGGGCTTGCGGCCTCGTCCTTCTTCCCGGCGATCATCATGGGGATCTTCTCCAAACGGATGAACAAGGAAGGCGCCATTGCCGGTATGGTCTCCGGTATCCTGTTTACCGCGGCTTATATCTGCTACTTCAAGTTCATCAACCCGGCGGCGAATACCCCGGACAACTGGTGGTTTGGTATCTCGCCGGAGGGCATCGGTACCCTGGGCATGCTGTTGAACTTTGCGGTGGCCATTGCGGTGGCCAAAGTGACCCGCGAAGCACCGGAAGATGTTCAGGAAATGGTGGAGAGCATTCGCTTCCCGCAGGGCGCCGGTTCTGCCAGTGCGCACTAG
- a CDS encoding response regulator transcription factor, translating to MNDHTDSGQPARQFIIADDHPLFRNALRLSIQQTFPGAIIFEACDMQSLQQCVADHPHCDLLLLDLHMPGAHGFSGLIFLSGQYPQLPVMVVSANEKPEIMCRAIDYGACGFLPKSAPVEQIAEALQQSLEGEIWLPPAVAERYESAGTADDNEVVDVIATLTPQQFRVATMLAEGLLNKQIAYEMQVTEATVKAHLTALFRKLDVNSRTQAVLALSSLDVEAPGQFSPPQKPASKSNQVN from the coding sequence ATGAACGATCACACCGACAGCGGGCAACCTGCCCGACAATTCATTATTGCGGACGACCACCCCCTGTTCCGCAATGCCCTGCGCCTGTCGATCCAACAGACCTTTCCCGGCGCGATCATTTTTGAAGCCTGCGATATGCAGAGCCTGCAGCAGTGTGTGGCAGACCACCCCCACTGCGACCTGCTACTGCTGGACCTGCATATGCCCGGTGCCCACGGTTTCAGTGGGCTTATTTTTCTCAGCGGCCAGTATCCACAACTGCCGGTGATGGTGGTTTCCGCCAATGAAAAACCGGAAATCATGTGTCGCGCCATCGACTACGGGGCCTGCGGCTTTTTGCCCAAGTCGGCGCCCGTGGAACAGATCGCAGAAGCCTTACAGCAAAGCCTGGAAGGTGAGATCTGGTTACCACCAGCGGTAGCCGAGCGATATGAATCGGCTGGCACGGCAGACGACAACGAGGTGGTGGATGTCATTGCCACACTGACCCCGCAACAATTTCGCGTCGCCACCATGCTGGCAGAAGGGCTGCTGAACAAGCAGATCGCCTATGAAATGCAGGTCACCGAGGCCACGGTGAAAGCGCACCTCACCGCACTGTTTCGCAAGCTGGACGTCAATTCGCGCACTCAGGCGGTACTGGCGCTCAGCAGTCTGGATGTAGAGGCTCCGGGGCAATTTTCGCCGCCCCAGAAACCCGCCTCCAAAAGTAACCAGGTCAACTGA
- a CDS encoding DcaP family trimeric outer membrane transporter yields the protein MSVKIIKSKLAGAVALAAMVNGLPALAAQSDDLASSEMTAAELQQRITELQAQVDQLAATQASSDKPVVENPEPPKTTTFGNTDIQIGGYIKLDSIFSDYSDGSAATAGIGEDFLVPSTIPIGGEGGDMHYNAHAKSTRLFFKSSTELGAGSVNTHLEIDAMAGAQGDERISNSYAQRLRHAYIDWNIDGERSLLAGQAWSTFFNVGTLPEGLDFVGPVGTVFERQPQIRYTQGLGSGKVQVAAENPATTLYNGTENPYDDNSRPDLILRYDNSIGDLNYSIASMSRELAYDHTDGGNESEQGYAISLAGKWQLGRDDLRFMYSYGNALGRYLGLNSYRGGIIDPVDGDIELIDQHGGYVALRHFWSDQWRSNLVLSATAADNPDIVSDMTPSSYQSLHLNLMYSPVPKMTLGGEYIFASKEVENLSGLLADDSGELQRLQFSVKYVF from the coding sequence ATGTCAGTAAAAATAATAAAAAGCAAATTGGCCGGCGCGGTGGCGCTGGCAGCGATGGTGAATGGACTGCCCGCATTGGCGGCCCAGTCAGACGATTTGGCATCGTCAGAAATGACCGCCGCCGAGCTGCAGCAGCGTATTACCGAACTGCAGGCGCAGGTGGATCAACTGGCCGCAACCCAGGCGTCCAGCGATAAGCCAGTGGTGGAAAACCCGGAGCCACCCAAGACCACGACCTTCGGCAACACCGATATCCAGATCGGCGGTTATATCAAACTGGACAGTATCTTCAGTGATTACTCCGATGGCAGCGCGGCAACCGCCGGCATCGGCGAGGATTTCCTGGTGCCCTCCACGATTCCTATCGGCGGTGAAGGTGGGGATATGCACTACAACGCCCACGCCAAATCCACCCGCCTGTTTTTCAAATCCTCTACCGAGCTGGGTGCCGGCAGTGTGAATACTCATCTCGAGATTGACGCCATGGCGGGTGCACAGGGGGATGAACGCATTAGCAACTCTTACGCCCAGCGTCTGCGCCATGCGTATATTGACTGGAATATCGATGGTGAGCGCTCGCTGCTGGCGGGGCAGGCCTGGTCCACCTTTTTCAACGTGGGCACACTGCCGGAAGGCCTGGATTTTGTCGGCCCTGTCGGCACCGTATTCGAGCGTCAGCCGCAGATCCGCTATACCCAGGGGTTAGGCAGCGGCAAGGTACAGGTTGCCGCAGAAAACCCGGCAACCACCCTGTACAACGGTACGGAAAATCCTTACGACGATAACTCTCGCCCCGACCTGATCCTGCGTTACGACAACAGCATCGGCGACCTCAACTACTCCATCGCCTCCATGAGCCGCGAACTGGCCTACGACCACACCGATGGCGGCAATGAATCGGAACAGGGTTACGCCATCAGCCTCGCCGGCAAGTGGCAACTGGGGCGCGACGACCTGCGCTTTATGTACAGCTATGGCAATGCGCTGGGGCGCTACCTGGGCCTGAACAGTTATCGCGGCGGCATTATTGATCCGGTCGACGGGGATATCGAACTGATCGACCAGCACGGCGGCTATGTGGCCCTGCGGCACTTCTGGAGCGACCAGTGGCGCAGCAACCTGGTGCTCTCCGCGACGGCCGCGGATAACCCCGATATCGTTTCCGATATGACGCCTTCCTCCTACCAGAGCTTGCACCTGAACCTGATGTACTCGCCGGTGCCGAAGATGACCCTGGGCGGCGAGTATATTTTTGCCAGCAAGGAGGTGGAAAACCTGAGCGGCTTACTGGCGGATGACAGCGGGGAGCTCCAGCGACTGCAGTTTTCCGTTAAATATGTATTCTGA